A portion of the Pokkaliibacter sp. MBI-7 genome contains these proteins:
- a CDS encoding ProQ/FinO family protein, translated as MDLMITTPPSRPKLSLKRKVAVTAETVEAPSTPAVAIPSTNEQPPVSTPVASPPAAAPVTPPPASQPKKPKTYAQASLEIVRAHFPACLPEPAQPLAIGVGEQIRTIVVTEAMGVSLKRVRAALKAYTSRRHYLIAVWKGARRIGLDGQPLEGAAGDVSEEARQLAAARLVIHFGYDVTTRRAIAPDQLPGRVATAEATLKHIKGGEDNGEPDEGDQATAPVAVTETE; from the coding sequence ATGGATCTCATGATAACTACCCCGCCTTCCCGCCCTAAGCTGAGTCTGAAGCGCAAAGTGGCTGTAACTGCAGAAACAGTGGAGGCACCCTCCACGCCCGCTGTGGCCATACCGAGTACAAATGAACAGCCCCCTGTCAGTACGCCTGTAGCCAGTCCACCCGCAGCGGCGCCGGTGACACCTCCTCCTGCCAGTCAGCCCAAAAAACCGAAAACCTATGCTCAGGCCAGCCTGGAGATCGTGCGTGCGCATTTCCCCGCCTGCCTGCCGGAACCGGCCCAGCCGTTAGCCATCGGGGTGGGTGAGCAGATCCGGACCATCGTGGTGACTGAGGCGATGGGGGTGTCACTGAAACGGGTGCGGGCTGCACTCAAGGCCTACACCAGCCGCCGGCACTATCTGATCGCGGTCTGGAAAGGAGCACGTCGTATCGGGCTGGACGGTCAGCCGTTGGAGGGGGCTGCTGGCGACGTCTCCGAGGAGGCGCGGCAACTGGCTGCAGCCAGGCTGGTGATCCATTTCGGCTACGATGTCACCACGCGACGCGCCATTGCGCCTGACCAGCTGCCCGGGCGCGTAGCCACAGCGGAAGCCACACTGAAGCACATCAAAGGCGGTGAGGACAACGGGGAGCCGGACGAGGGTGATCAGGCCACGGCACCTGTTGCTGTCACGGAAACCGAATAA
- a CDS encoding transcriptional regulator — protein MATLTITAKGQVTFNKEVLRHLGLKPGDKVELELLSEGRANIKALPPKNTFESLQGFLKGKTNGRVLSVEEMNDVIREASAEAGATPA, from the coding sequence ATGGCTACGCTGACAATTACCGCCAAAGGCCAGGTCACTTTTAATAAAGAAGTGCTCCGCCATTTAGGGCTCAAGCCCGGTGACAAAGTTGAGCTGGAGCTGCTCTCTGAAGGGCGGGCCAATATCAAAGCCCTTCCCCCCAAAAATACGTTTGAATCTCTACAAGGCTTTCTCAAAGGCAAAACCAATGGACGCGTTCTCTCTGTAGAAGAAATGAATGACGTCATCAGAGAGGCTTCTGCCGAAGCAGGGGCCACGCCTGCATGA
- a CDS encoding type II toxin-antitoxin system VapC family toxin, with translation MNITADTNVLVRLLTEDDLHQSRVAIQTLNQASSVVISLHSLCELVWVLGRGYQVARTDIASVIRQLMNTANVVVNKSAVEAGLQLFDAGGDFADGIIAYDGRLQGGNTFVSFDKKAVNLLKQLGHTTQRLK, from the coding sequence ATGAACATTACCGCTGACACCAATGTTCTGGTGCGTCTTTTGACAGAGGATGATCTACATCAGTCAAGGGTGGCCATACAGACACTTAACCAGGCCAGTTCTGTGGTGATTAGCCTGCACTCATTGTGTGAGCTCGTTTGGGTTCTGGGCAGAGGCTATCAGGTTGCGCGCACCGATATTGCGTCAGTCATCCGTCAATTGATGAATACCGCAAACGTCGTGGTCAATAAATCAGCTGTCGAAGCAGGTCTTCAGCTTTTTGACGCAGGGGGAGATTTTGCCGATGGCATCATTGCTTATGATGGGCGGCTTCAAGGTGGTAATACTTTTGTTTCCTTTGACAAGAAAGCAGTCAATCTGCTGAAGCAACTGGGTCATACCACTCAGCGACTTAAATAA
- a CDS encoding TIGR03757 family integrating conjugative element protein, with protein MVPIHLRKTAAWAGGVLAIVSAAVWAAAPSPSAPPSIEVFTVHAQPVTVPPALMAQTRVAYLDEPARLEQSFSANLPQPPEQAAAVVQQRLAGPAGQQFQQQLQAAYAGVVRAHELKVLKVPAVVVGGRYVVYGQTDVAAAVAQIQQRTGGGQ; from the coding sequence ATGGTTCCCATCCATCTTCGCAAAACAGCAGCATGGGCCGGTGGTGTGCTGGCCATCGTCAGTGCAGCGGTTTGGGCCGCTGCGCCCTCACCATCTGCTCCCCCCTCCATTGAGGTTTTCACCGTCCATGCACAGCCCGTCACGGTGCCGCCGGCACTCATGGCACAGACTCGCGTGGCTTATCTGGACGAACCCGCGCGGCTGGAACAGTCGTTTTCCGCGAACCTGCCGCAGCCCCCTGAACAGGCCGCTGCAGTGGTGCAGCAGCGATTAGCAGGCCCTGCCGGCCAGCAATTCCAGCAGCAGCTGCAGGCAGCGTATGCCGGTGTCGTGCGCGCCCATGAACTGAAGGTGCTGAAAGTGCCTGCCGTGGTGGTGGGGGGACGTTATGTCGTCTATGGCCAGACTGATGTGGCTGCCGCAGTAGCTCAGATCCAGCAGCGCACTGGGGGTGGCCAATGA
- a CDS encoding TIGR03756 family integrating conjugative element protein — MAMSFCLVTTPTFAITTATITQSAMAPDCVEYRVVGVCYWLFCTLWGCTVRTSVKVRHYVPDLVVSAYSGPGDNPWSEMSFVGAQLPGAEGGGDTHGRHANEHSKVRFKSADAIGHPGGYIASNLASQSGYACSTSATPVYPYFVSTLDTLAWRWGVPESVYPEALIPGQREVGQTGDMWGSVYPRAGALIQTHDYKAGAVVAQRVGDLVTRSGQMHVYTPLTASSRDGYWPPGPITEGDKKTHKWQQLSPKLEYTCAIFPNGGASETYSDRLSENGGYVWSLWRPYSCCQRRGQTFLGYTDFM; from the coding sequence ATGGCGATGTCGTTCTGCCTGGTGACTACACCGACTTTTGCTATTACCACTGCCACCATCACCCAGTCAGCCATGGCGCCGGATTGTGTGGAGTACCGGGTAGTCGGTGTCTGTTACTGGCTGTTCTGCACCTTGTGGGGCTGCACAGTGCGGACCTCAGTTAAGGTCCGGCACTACGTGCCGGATCTGGTGGTCTCGGCGTACAGCGGACCAGGGGATAACCCCTGGTCTGAGATGTCGTTTGTGGGTGCGCAGCTCCCGGGAGCGGAAGGTGGTGGGGATACCCATGGCCGGCATGCCAATGAACACAGCAAGGTGCGCTTCAAGAGTGCAGATGCCATCGGGCATCCGGGCGGCTATATCGCCTCTAATCTGGCCTCTCAGTCAGGCTATGCCTGTTCAACCAGTGCCACTCCTGTTTACCCCTACTTCGTCTCCACCCTGGATACCCTGGCCTGGCGTTGGGGTGTGCCTGAGTCTGTTTACCCTGAAGCGCTGATCCCCGGACAGCGTGAAGTCGGCCAGACGGGCGATATGTGGGGCAGCGTCTATCCGCGTGCCGGCGCATTGATCCAGACCCACGATTACAAAGCAGGGGCTGTCGTGGCCCAGCGCGTAGGCGATCTGGTCACCCGCTCCGGGCAGATGCACGTCTATACCCCGCTGACGGCCTCCAGTCGCGATGGCTACTGGCCACCCGGCCCGATCACCGAAGGGGATAAGAAGACGCACAAATGGCAGCAACTCAGTCCGAAACTTGAGTACACCTGCGCGATTTTCCCCAACGGTGGGGCATCTGAAACCTACTCCGATCGTTTAAGCGAAAACGGTGGCTATGTCTGGTCACTGTGGCGCCCCTATAGCTGCTGTCAGCGGCGAGGGCAAACCTTCTTGGGTTACACGGATTTCATGTGA
- a CDS encoding integrating conjugative element protein produces MKAVKTVTLAVGLTGAAMGSGLAGADTDYGFDVHDKVLNDSVYYAIGGGNVIAGPVSRKTPNSIGLGVGWNANLMCGNFDLGATVQNQLNGVTNGFKSLMSNVINAATGAVASLPAMIIQRSNPQLYDLLQNGVLQGKLSFDSAKLTCESMASDMTDVVMGSRLAQQAKADAYQRAAASTTDAVQAKEQAESKGGDEGIQWVGGARKGGKGQDPIKVIRDTAVAGANVLTNRTVTDTGTFSHATGSESCAGGSMCQVWSSPAELADDMVKVLGEKTLTTCTTCEQVAGKAGTGLIPMVAEAQDSIATTLAGLASGSLKVTNDNLAKVSGGELLQVSRSIIDSLRDDPERSLLVQRLSGELALSRVLDKAILMRRALVAGASIPEVQNSDELQTAVDSSLDQLDREIGSLKQEMEIRKMLAENTALTSLTRTADRRTSNEGTNARPLPNTAPGLYPKDEE; encoded by the coding sequence GTGAAGGCAGTAAAAACCGTGACCCTGGCCGTCGGCCTGACGGGTGCAGCGATGGGCAGTGGTTTGGCTGGTGCAGACACCGACTACGGGTTTGATGTGCATGACAAAGTGCTCAATGACTCGGTGTATTACGCCATTGGCGGCGGCAATGTGATTGCAGGCCCAGTCAGCCGGAAGACGCCCAACTCCATTGGCTTGGGGGTCGGCTGGAATGCCAACCTCATGTGCGGCAATTTTGATCTCGGAGCAACGGTACAGAACCAATTGAACGGCGTTACTAACGGCTTCAAGTCGTTGATGAGTAACGTGATTAATGCCGCGACTGGCGCCGTGGCTTCACTGCCGGCCATGATCATTCAGCGCAGCAATCCACAGCTCTATGACCTGCTGCAGAATGGCGTACTGCAAGGCAAACTGTCCTTCGACTCTGCCAAGCTCACCTGCGAGAGCATGGCCTCCGATATGACCGATGTGGTCATGGGGTCTCGATTGGCCCAGCAAGCCAAGGCCGATGCCTACCAGCGGGCAGCAGCCTCCACAACCGATGCCGTACAGGCCAAGGAGCAGGCCGAGAGTAAAGGCGGCGATGAGGGCATTCAGTGGGTAGGCGGTGCCCGTAAAGGTGGTAAGGGCCAGGATCCCATTAAAGTCATCCGTGATACGGCAGTGGCCGGTGCCAACGTATTGACCAACCGTACCGTCACCGACACGGGCACCTTCTCCCATGCGACAGGGAGTGAATCCTGTGCCGGTGGCTCGATGTGTCAGGTCTGGAGCTCTCCTGCCGAACTGGCTGACGACATGGTGAAGGTGCTGGGTGAGAAAACCCTGACCACCTGCACCACCTGCGAACAAGTGGCGGGTAAAGCCGGTACGGGGCTGATTCCGATGGTCGCCGAGGCCCAGGACTCCATTGCCACCACCCTGGCAGGCCTCGCCAGTGGCTCGCTCAAGGTGACCAATGACAACCTGGCCAAAGTGTCCGGGGGCGAACTGTTGCAGGTCTCACGCTCCATCATCGACAGCTTACGGGATGACCCTGAACGCTCCCTGCTGGTACAGCGGTTGTCCGGTGAGTTGGCACTGTCGCGGGTACTGGACAAAGCCATCCTGATGCGCCGTGCCCTCGTCGCCGGTGCCAGTATTCCTGAAGTGCAGAACTCCGATGAGCTACAAACCGCTGTAGATAGCAGCCTGGATCAGCTGGACCGGGAAATCGGCTCCCTCAAACAGGAAATGGAGATCCGCAAAATGCTGGCCGAGAACACCGCACTCACCTCACTGACCCGTACTGCTGACCGTCGTACCAGCAATGAAGGTACCAATGCACGTCCCTTACCTAATACCGCACCCGGTCTGTACCCGAAGGATGAGGAATGA
- a CDS encoding conjugal transfer protein TraG N-terminal domain-containing protein, producing MIMAVDSHLEYSMVLLGWYISEKIWAVLSDSGVFAIPLMFMVYSNFAEMRRQGADEGNKGALGLNNLEIDLYQALIVILIALQPFINVNLKVVYPPNADNLHSAQCSMSDQGKPAGGENAWTTGFASVNGMTPQVPFWWWSWHVVAKMITYPAIASIPCEINLRQVKYELNQEYISGGLAAELGDFARDCFAVSKSRLTNLKRADYYKFNEEQLRDVDWVGSNYFLTTPGYYDTHHASLPNPNFPYDAARDVALPNTGAGGYPTCKQWWSDGKVGLAARAKAELTDDLLEQLFAIGVSDEDLLRTLMSSTTMERPGRAFRSYGYSESEGGSVVGAPVAALKTATAAVGMGVATATVMPAMYLVQTSLPMVQSMLMMALIISMPIVMVMGSYSFATLMSITLAYCALVFMTFWWELARFVDNKLVEILYSSPSDGSLLGYLADDFDNWVSDFVTVTMFLVWPAFFLAAMGWAGYKMALISDDMGSGTKQAGDAGETGGKLLKDTAMKKISSNRDVT from the coding sequence ATGATCATGGCCGTGGACTCGCACCTGGAATACTCCATGGTGCTGCTGGGCTGGTATATCAGCGAAAAGATATGGGCCGTGCTCTCTGACTCCGGGGTGTTTGCGATCCCGTTGATGTTTATGGTCTACAGCAACTTTGCAGAAATGCGTCGTCAGGGGGCCGATGAGGGTAACAAGGGCGCATTGGGGCTGAACAACCTTGAGATCGATCTGTATCAGGCGCTCATCGTGATCCTGATTGCACTGCAGCCCTTCATTAACGTCAATCTCAAGGTCGTCTATCCCCCTAACGCAGACAACCTGCATTCGGCACAATGCTCTATGAGTGATCAGGGCAAACCTGCAGGCGGTGAAAATGCCTGGACGACAGGCTTTGCCAGCGTCAACGGTATGACGCCTCAAGTGCCTTTCTGGTGGTGGAGCTGGCATGTCGTGGCCAAGATGATCACCTACCCCGCGATTGCCTCGATCCCCTGTGAGATCAACCTCCGGCAAGTGAAGTACGAACTGAATCAGGAATATATCTCTGGAGGCCTGGCCGCAGAACTGGGTGACTTTGCGCGGGACTGCTTTGCCGTATCCAAGTCACGCCTGACGAACCTGAAGCGTGCGGACTATTACAAGTTCAACGAAGAGCAGCTGCGTGACGTGGACTGGGTTGGTTCGAACTACTTTCTGACTACGCCGGGCTACTACGACACCCATCATGCCAGTCTGCCTAACCCCAACTTTCCGTATGATGCGGCAAGGGACGTGGCTCTGCCCAATACCGGGGCCGGTGGCTATCCCACCTGTAAACAGTGGTGGAGTGATGGAAAAGTCGGTCTGGCCGCGCGTGCGAAAGCGGAGCTGACAGACGATCTGCTGGAACAGCTCTTCGCGATCGGTGTCTCCGATGAAGACTTGCTGCGTACCCTGATGTCCTCCACCACGATGGAGCGGCCAGGGCGTGCCTTCAGAAGCTATGGCTATTCTGAGTCGGAAGGGGGAAGCGTTGTAGGGGCGCCCGTCGCAGCCCTGAAAACCGCCACGGCAGCGGTGGGTATGGGGGTTGCGACTGCCACCGTCATGCCTGCTATGTATCTGGTGCAAACGTCATTGCCCATGGTACAGAGCATGCTGATGATGGCCCTGATCATCTCGATGCCCATCGTCATGGTCATGGGTAGCTATAGCTTTGCCACGCTGATGTCGATCACCCTCGCCTACTGCGCGCTGGTCTTTATGACCTTCTGGTGGGAGCTGGCCCGGTTCGTGGACAACAAACTGGTGGAGATCCTCTACAGCAGCCCCAGTGACGGTTCCCTGTTGGGTTACCTGGCTGATGACTTTGACAACTGGGTCAGTGACTTTGTGACGGTCACCATGTTTCTGGTATGGCCTGCGTTCTTTCTGGCTGCGATGGGTTGGGCTGGATATAAGATGGCATTGATTTCTGATGATATGGGATCAGGGACCAAGCAAGCTGGAGACGCAGGAGAAACGGGTGGAAAACTACTTAAGGATACAGCGATGAAGAAAATCAGCAGTAATAGAGACGTAACTTAA
- a CDS encoding GNAT family N-acetyltransferase translates to MTHDHEKTSNVLISTFTQSDIAITPAKLKQFDCGDTFLNSSARKLQKTAKEHQLKVYVATLDDNLVGYCTTRVGQLMRDDFAGGSYTGMPRLIPVLLLEQIATDIRYQKQGIGSDLLVEAVFHSALKVSMHAGLQGVALWSHPRAVAFYRSLGFITLPTTQSISDGDQAIELSLMYLDIDTIIASLGDG, encoded by the coding sequence ATGACCCATGACCATGAGAAAACCAGTAATGTATTGATTTCTACCTTTACCCAATCTGATATTGCCATCACTCCAGCGAAACTTAAGCAGTTTGACTGTGGTGATACTTTTCTAAATAGCTCGGCCAGAAAACTTCAGAAGACTGCTAAAGAGCATCAACTGAAAGTATATGTGGCCACCCTTGACGATAACTTGGTGGGATACTGCACAACCCGCGTTGGTCAGCTGATGCGAGATGATTTTGCAGGCGGCTCCTACACAGGCATGCCCCGACTTATCCCGGTACTGCTGCTAGAGCAGATTGCGACGGATATCCGCTATCAGAAGCAAGGTATTGGTTCTGATTTGTTGGTAGAGGCGGTATTTCACTCAGCCCTGAAGGTGTCAATGCATGCAGGTCTGCAGGGGGTAGCCCTCTGGTCCCACCCAAGAGCTGTCGCGTTCTATCGTAGTTTGGGCTTTATCACACTACCAACCACGCAAAGTATATCTGACGGTGATCAGGCGATTGAGTTGTCGCTGATGTATCTTGATATAGACACCATTATTGCTTCGTTGGGCGATGGGTAG
- a CDS encoding DUF1778 domain-containing protein, giving the protein MANQALSDVASKSARIELKTTPEVKLMLEQAARSAGVNLSAFIIAQAQEQARRIIAESSVIRLNAEAWSMLEEAVQNPAPPTEALRALMNRRKR; this is encoded by the coding sequence ATGGCTAACCAAGCTTTGAGTGATGTCGCCTCAAAGAGTGCGCGCATTGAACTTAAAACAACGCCGGAAGTGAAATTGATGCTAGAGCAGGCTGCACGGTCTGCTGGAGTGAATCTGAGCGCTTTTATCATTGCCCAAGCCCAAGAGCAGGCCAGACGTATCATCGCAGAATCCAGCGTGATTCGTCTAAATGCGGAGGCATGGTCAATGTTGGAAGAGGCTGTTCAGAATCCAGCTCCCCCTACTGAAGCGCTGAGGGCCCTGATGAACAGAAGAAAAAGATGA